A window of the Schlesneria paludicola DSM 18645 genome harbors these coding sequences:
- the rplI gene encoding 50S ribosomal protein L9 — protein sequence MARSSHTASGRPRVSRQVELLLAADVEHLGNTGDIVRVKPGYARNYLMPNGLATVATELNKRMVKRHQENLVALQKQKMAELQKRSDAISKYSVTLEANANEEGHLYGSILGPDISKALKSAGYMVDADHVKLDGPIKELGMYTVRIQLHSDVKTEIKVWVVPAAKK from the coding sequence ATGGCTCGTAGTTCACATACCGCTTCTGGACGTCCCCGAGTTTCGCGACAGGTCGAGTTGTTGCTTGCTGCAGACGTCGAACACCTTGGCAATACCGGCGACATCGTTCGCGTGAAGCCTGGATATGCCCGGAATTACTTGATGCCAAACGGGCTGGCGACCGTTGCCACCGAACTGAACAAGCGAATGGTCAAGCGACATCAAGAGAACCTGGTCGCACTGCAAAAGCAGAAGATGGCCGAGCTTCAAAAGCGGTCGGATGCGATCAGCAAGTACAGCGTGACGCTCGAAGCAAACGCGAACGAAGAAGGTCACCTCTACGGTTCGATCCTCGGCCCCGATATCAGCAAGGCCCTCAAGTCCGCAGGCTACATGGTTGACGCCGACCACGTCAAACTCGATGGCCCAATCAAGGAATTGGGGATGTACACTGTGAGGATTCAACTTCACTCGGACGTCAAAACGGAAATCAAGGTTTGGGTCGTTCCCGCTGCCAAAAAGTAA
- the dnaB gene encoding replicative DNA helicase has protein sequence MAESFSPSSMRLPPQNLAAEQSVLGCMLLENTALDDVADVLHADQFYSDIHQLLYSTIVRMREDGKPVDIVTLADELSERNQLSEVGGVAYLSEILEAVPHSAHVKFYAEIVRDKWIQRRLTIVCTDVLRDCYDGSDDTAEMLKRAEQGIFGIFESQETSSKISMDDIMHETLDRINTRLGREGNISGLSTGFNDLDKQTNGFQPAELVIVAARPSMGKTAFVCNIAEWVAGAGETATIIFSLEQSKLELAERFLCIRAKLDGHRLRKGLLEPDERHALLEASSELSRLQLFIDDSPGRTVAQISAICRRLKRRNNLGLVIIDYLQLIEPEDKRINREQQIAQITRRLKGIAKENGLPLIALSQLNRGVELREDKRPKLADLRESGAIEQDADIIMFLHRPDAYNPEDRPGLAEIVVAKHRSGPTGIVNLQWKRESMRFDNYEGGFDHAAADQF, from the coding sequence ATGGCGGAATCGTTCTCTCCTTCCTCAATGCGACTTCCTCCTCAGAATCTGGCCGCAGAACAAAGCGTGCTTGGATGTATGCTGCTTGAGAACACGGCGCTTGACGACGTTGCGGATGTGTTGCATGCCGATCAGTTCTACAGCGACATTCACCAACTGTTGTATTCCACAATTGTTCGAATGCGTGAAGACGGCAAGCCCGTCGATATCGTGACGCTTGCGGATGAACTGAGCGAGCGAAACCAACTGTCAGAAGTCGGTGGCGTGGCGTATCTGAGCGAAATTCTCGAAGCGGTTCCGCACTCCGCTCACGTCAAGTTCTATGCCGAGATCGTCCGCGACAAGTGGATTCAACGTCGCCTGACGATCGTTTGCACGGACGTACTTCGCGATTGTTATGACGGCAGCGACGATACAGCGGAAATGCTGAAGCGCGCCGAGCAGGGCATCTTCGGAATCTTTGAAAGCCAGGAGACGAGCTCCAAGATCAGCATGGATGACATCATGCATGAGACGCTCGATCGAATTAACACTCGTCTGGGGCGTGAAGGAAATATCAGCGGCCTGTCGACCGGCTTCAACGATTTGGACAAGCAGACGAACGGTTTTCAGCCTGCAGAATTGGTGATCGTGGCCGCGCGTCCTTCGATGGGTAAAACGGCGTTCGTGTGTAACATTGCCGAGTGGGTGGCCGGGGCCGGTGAGACCGCAACGATCATCTTCAGTCTGGAACAATCCAAGCTGGAACTTGCCGAACGTTTTTTGTGTATTCGGGCAAAGCTGGACGGCCATCGACTGCGCAAGGGATTGCTTGAGCCGGATGAACGGCACGCGCTGCTCGAGGCATCGTCGGAACTCAGCCGACTGCAATTGTTCATCGATGACAGTCCCGGCCGAACCGTCGCACAGATTAGCGCCATCTGCCGACGTTTGAAACGACGCAACAATTTGGGCTTGGTCATCATCGACTATTTGCAATTGATCGAACCGGAAGATAAGCGAATCAACCGCGAACAACAGATCGCCCAGATCACACGACGACTGAAGGGAATCGCGAAGGAAAACGGACTGCCGCTGATTGCACTTTCGCAGCTCAACCGAGGTGTGGAATTGCGTGAAGACAAGCGGCCAAAGCTGGCTGACTTGCGCGAGAGTGGTGCCATCGAACAGGACGCTGACATCATCATGTTTCTCCATCGCCCCGACGCCTACAACCCTGAAGATCGCCCCGGATTGGCTGAAATCGTCGTTGCCAAACATCGTTCCGGACCGACGGGTATTGTCAATTTGCAATGGAAACGTGAGTCGATGCGGTTTGACAACTATGAAGGTGGCTTCGATCACGCTGCGGCGGATCAGTTCTGA
- a CDS encoding cyclic-phosphate processing receiver domain-containing protein has product MLGPLARRKCHGWPRLNISRSVVDFIAAYRSLRNVPDLICLDHDLFTDSPDDSDPGDGRDAANFLITQIAIAPVLIHSSNSIAADSMLYSMRDAGWTVTRIAPIGDDWIEADWYPVASELAMYPNKPIQE; this is encoded by the coding sequence ATGCTTGGGCCGTTGGCCCGCAGGAAATGTCACGGCTGGCCCCGTTTGAACATTTCACGATCCGTTGTCGATTTCATTGCCGCATATCGATCTTTGAGGAATGTGCCAGATCTCATCTGCCTTGATCACGATCTGTTCACCGATTCACCAGATGATTCAGACCCTGGGGACGGAAGAGACGCAGCAAACTTTCTGATCACGCAAATCGCGATTGCTCCAGTTCTGATACATTCTTCAAATAGTATCGCTGCGGATTCGATGCTGTACTCGATGCGTGACGCCGGATGGACTGTCACACGCATTGCGCCGATTGGTGACGACTGGATTGAGGCCGACTGGTATCCTGTAGCGTCCGAACTGGCGATGTACCCGAACAAACCAATTCAAGAGTAA
- a CDS encoding sigma-54 interaction domain-containing protein, whose translation MDATASFCDRTSTDASPRKLVAFELLLALPGLRSVARVVTRAARTDATTFVIGESGTGKELVAQAIHEQSDRSHMPFIRLNLAAVPTELAETILFGHQKGAFTGASHASLGYCRSANGGTLFLDEIAEADLCLQAKLLRFLQSGEIQPVGAHTVTTSDVRVVAATNGDLGRAIQNKRFREDLFYRLNVIQIEIPALRDRTCDIDPLINLFLHDFNSRYGRHCVITDAVRERFRAAEWPGNVRQLKSAIESLVVLAEHDLIGIQDLSPKLVSQIGTRTTESSATDEGIKEIDRWTYHLVHSILQQTGGNVSAAAQRLGISKATLYRWLKKHRLS comes from the coding sequence ATGGACGCTACCGCTTCATTCTGCGACAGGACCTCCACCGACGCTTCGCCACGGAAACTGGTCGCATTCGAACTGCTACTTGCATTGCCGGGTCTTCGATCCGTCGCCCGCGTCGTGACGCGCGCGGCTCGGACCGATGCAACGACGTTCGTCATTGGTGAAAGTGGAACAGGTAAGGAACTTGTCGCACAGGCGATTCACGAACAGAGCGACCGATCACACATGCCGTTTATTCGATTGAACCTGGCTGCGGTCCCGACGGAACTGGCCGAGACGATCCTGTTCGGTCACCAGAAAGGGGCATTCACCGGGGCGTCCCATGCCTCGCTCGGGTATTGTCGCAGCGCCAACGGAGGAACCTTATTTCTGGATGAAATTGCCGAGGCGGATTTGTGCCTGCAAGCCAAGCTGCTCCGGTTCTTACAGAGCGGTGAAATACAGCCGGTTGGGGCTCACACCGTAACAACCTCCGATGTCCGAGTCGTCGCCGCCACGAATGGTGATCTGGGACGGGCCATTCAAAACAAGCGATTTCGCGAGGACTTGTTCTATCGCTTGAACGTGATCCAGATCGAGATTCCGGCGTTACGAGACCGTACCTGCGACATCGATCCTTTGATCAATCTGTTCCTGCACGACTTCAACAGCAGGTATGGACGGCACTGTGTGATCACCGATGCGGTACGCGAACGGTTTCGTGCCGCAGAATGGCCCGGCAACGTCCGGCAGCTCAAGTCGGCGATCGAAAGTCTCGTCGTGCTCGCGGAGCACGATCTGATTGGAATTCAGGACTTGTCCCCAAAACTCGTATCCCAGATCGGGACCAGGACTACTGAGTCCTCGGCCACGGATGAAGGAATCAAAGAGATCGACCGGTGGACGTACCATCTGGTCCATTCGATTTTACAACAGACGGGCGGCAATGTGTCGGCCGCCGCACAGCGACTAGGGATCAGTAAGGCGACCCTCTACCGCTGGCTCAAAAAACATCGCCTCTCGTAA
- the ssb gene encoding single-stranded DNA-binding protein, producing the protein MASFNKVILVGNLTRDPQVKYTTGGTAVTELGLAVNRRWQDKQSNQWKDETTFVDVTLWGRTAEIAGEYLAKGRSVLIEGRLQLDTWDDRESGQKRSKLRVVGENMTMLGGKGDGPSGGGGGGAAGGGRPMSSNAPRGGSSGGDSFPSDSHSDSSGFDDSSGGSDDVPF; encoded by the coding sequence ATGGCAAGCTTCAATAAAGTCATTCTAGTTGGCAATTTGACGCGTGACCCCCAAGTGAAATACACGACGGGGGGCACAGCCGTCACCGAACTCGGTTTGGCTGTCAATCGCCGCTGGCAAGACAAGCAGTCCAACCAATGGAAAGACGAAACGACATTCGTTGACGTCACACTTTGGGGCCGTACTGCGGAAATTGCTGGAGAATACTTGGCGAAGGGCCGGTCAGTCCTGATCGAAGGACGTCTGCAACTTGATACGTGGGATGACCGCGAGTCAGGGCAGAAGCGCAGCAAGCTGAGAGTGGTCGGCGAAAACATGACGATGCTCGGCGGAAAAGGTGATGGTCCGTCGGGTGGTGGGGGTGGAGGTGCTGCTGGGGGCGGTCGCCCGATGAGCTCCAATGCTCCTCGAGGTGGTTCGTCTGGTGGAGATTCATTCCCGTCCGACTCGCATAGTGATTCCTCCGGGTTTGATGACAGCTCAGGCGGCAGTGACGATGTACCTTTCTAG
- a CDS encoding EamA family transporter, with translation MTRTIWFPVALLMSAMISLQAGAAIAKQLLPSLGAAGTATLRLCFASLILCLVCRPWRERLSRRSLTVIGLYGLTLGSMNLFFCSALLSLPLGIAVALEFMGPLAVAVCSSRRKLDFLWITLAIAGVIILLPKADTGTALPWQGILYALCAAACWALYIVIGQKAGATAGSGTVASIGMLAAALAITPLGVMTTGSTLMNTQYWPTALAVAVLSSAVPYSLEMIALKAMPVRTFGILMSMEPAVASLSGMILLHEYLNGTQWLAVTCVMLASFGAVAFSNPSKAIPEAGV, from the coding sequence ATGACTCGCACCATCTGGTTTCCAGTCGCCCTGCTGATGTCGGCCATGATTTCGCTTCAAGCGGGTGCCGCCATTGCCAAACAACTCCTACCGTCGCTGGGAGCAGCGGGCACTGCCACGCTCAGGCTCTGCTTCGCGAGCCTCATTCTCTGCCTCGTTTGCCGTCCGTGGCGAGAACGATTATCCAGACGTTCGCTCACCGTGATCGGCTTATACGGTCTAACCCTGGGAAGCATGAACCTCTTCTTCTGTTCGGCCCTTCTCTCTCTCCCGCTTGGCATCGCAGTCGCCCTTGAATTCATGGGACCGTTGGCCGTGGCCGTCTGTTCATCGCGCCGAAAGCTCGATTTCCTCTGGATCACGTTGGCCATTGCAGGGGTGATCATCCTGCTTCCCAAGGCCGATACCGGTACCGCGTTACCGTGGCAGGGGATTTTGTATGCCTTGTGTGCCGCGGCATGCTGGGCGTTGTACATTGTGATCGGTCAGAAAGCCGGAGCCACAGCGGGTAGCGGCACTGTCGCGTCAATCGGCATGCTGGCCGCGGCTCTGGCCATTACACCACTCGGCGTCATGACGACCGGATCCACATTGATGAACACGCAGTACTGGCCGACCGCGCTGGCGGTTGCGGTCCTCTCGAGCGCGGTTCCCTATTCCCTGGAAATGATCGCGCTCAAAGCCATGCCTGTGCGAACATTCGGAATCTTGATGAGCATGGAGCCCGCCGTCGCGTCTCTGTCAGGAATGATTCTTCTCCACGAATATTTAAACGGCACTCAATGGTTGGCTGTGACCTGCGTCATGCTCGCCTCATTCGGTGCCGTCGCATTTTCCAACCCCAGCAAGGCGATTCCTGAGGCCGGAGTGTGA
- a CDS encoding transposase, translating to MEHVKRKTSNWAKREPHHVVQFSWQSGYRAFSVSESMLEDVILYIEQQEQRHARSSIQDEFRELCRRHHIEIDEQDVWD from the coding sequence GTGGAGCATGTCAAAAGGAAAACTTCGAATTGGGCGAAGAGAGAACCGCATCATGTCGTGCAGTTTAGTTGGCAATCCGGATACAGAGCTTTCTCTGTCAGCGAATCCATGCTCGAAGATGTGATTCTGTACATCGAACAACAAGAACAACGGCACGCACGAAGTTCAATTCAAGACGAATTTCGAGAACTTTGCCGAAGGCATCATATTGAGATCGATGAACAAGATGTCTGGGATTGA
- a CDS encoding class I SAM-dependent methyltransferase: METIAGHLYDYPKYYDLIFGSDWAAEFKFLKACFEKYSRRPVRRLFEPACGTGRLVIQFAKAGYEISGNDLNEKAIEYCNARLKRAGLPQSTFVGDMADFHLKKKVDAAYNMINTFRHLPSEKTAEAHFRCVADALNQGGLYFLGLHLTPKSPAQCTHETWSSTRGNLSVISNLWTIDTDLKKRQERIGVTYDVYTPTKQFRITDETMFRTYKREQMFRLLETEPRLRLLEMYDFRYDVDSPIDVTDETEDIIFVLQRV, from the coding sequence ATGGAAACGATCGCAGGCCATCTTTACGACTACCCCAAGTACTACGATCTGATTTTCGGTTCGGATTGGGCGGCAGAATTTAAATTTCTGAAGGCCTGCTTTGAGAAATATTCGCGTCGTCCTGTACGACGGCTGTTCGAACCCGCGTGTGGGACCGGTCGATTGGTCATTCAGTTCGCCAAGGCGGGGTACGAAATCTCGGGCAACGATCTCAATGAGAAGGCGATCGAATACTGCAACGCTCGACTGAAGCGGGCCGGGTTGCCGCAGTCGACATTTGTCGGTGACATGGCAGATTTCCACCTGAAAAAGAAGGTGGACGCGGCCTACAATATGATCAACACATTCCGTCATCTGCCCAGCGAAAAAACGGCGGAAGCGCATTTCCGCTGTGTTGCCGATGCACTCAATCAAGGGGGACTGTACTTTTTGGGACTGCATCTCACACCGAAATCTCCGGCGCAATGCACGCATGAAACGTGGTCGTCGACCCGAGGCAATCTGTCGGTCATTTCCAATCTCTGGACGATCGACACAGACTTGAAAAAGCGACAGGAACGAATCGGCGTCACGTACGACGTCTATACTCCGACGAAGCAGTTTCGAATCACCGATGAAACGATGTTCCGAACTTACAAACGCGAACAGATGTTCCGACTGCTGGAGACGGAACCCCGCTTGCGGCTGCTGGAGATGTACGATTTCCGTTATGACGTCGATTCACCGATCGATGTGACGGACGAAACTGAAGACATCATTTTTGTTCTCCAGCGCGTCTGA
- the rpsF gene encoding 30S ribosomal protein S6, producing the protein MTEYMYEGMFLIDSNRYASDPDGTQQAVLGMLERVGASVVASRPWQEGKLCYPIEGHRKGLYYLACFKMDGSSMNELTRLSKLNEVVLRQLVLRHPKVIFDAMVDALTSHDGAIHSPEQKADREARGERAPGEEVVEETR; encoded by the coding sequence TTGACCGAATACATGTACGAGGGAATGTTTCTGATCGACAGCAATCGCTACGCGTCCGATCCCGATGGAACGCAGCAAGCCGTTCTGGGGATGCTGGAACGCGTCGGGGCCAGCGTTGTCGCCTCGCGACCATGGCAGGAAGGCAAGCTGTGCTACCCCATCGAAGGTCACCGCAAGGGGTTGTACTACCTTGCCTGCTTCAAGATGGACGGCAGCAGCATGAACGAGTTGACTCGTCTCAGCAAGCTGAACGAAGTCGTCTTGCGTCAGTTGGTTCTGCGACATCCGAAAGTCATCTTCGACGCCATGGTGGATGCCCTGACATCACACGACGGCGCGATTCACAGTCCAGAGCAGAAGGCCGATCGAGAAGCACGCGGCGAGCGAGCTCCGGGTGAAGAAGTCGTCGAAGAGACGCGATAG
- a CDS encoding PVC-type heme-binding CxxCH protein encodes MSRCVSYFIAGLLFTHGVAHSADAPLPPQEAADSIRVPQGFKASLFAGEPDVVQPMSITFDDRGRMWVVECRSYPKWQPVGATEGPDRILILEDTDGDGKFDSRKVFLDKGVNFSSVEYGFGGIFVTSIPNLLFIPDANGDDVPDGPAQVLLDGFDVNARHNVANSLIWGPDGWLYGCNGILSNSRIGKPGTPDAQRVPMNCGIWRYHPVKHEFEVVAHGTTNPWGVAFDERGEAFLTNCVIEHAFHVVPGARFKRMFGQDFNSHTFELMQTCADHIHWAGGTWEGSRDATGKHGEAGGGHAHSGAMVYLGDQFPAKYRNTLMTLNIHGQRLNCDKLERSGSGYVAKHMPDFALSGDSWFRGICVKQGPDGAVYFTDWSDTGECHNYDDATTHRSNGRIYKVKYGTTPQKSVDYAKFSDADLIHRLTGNDQVIAGIARRILQERAVKGKLGSGVDQTLAAQFSKQNDAASGNTPAALQLLWTLHAIGKLPLVLPKTPEAAWPKDDTVRGWMVRLQLETTPTSATLNQLVKLAGSDPSSYVRLQLASGLQRLSLADRAPIARALVSHLEDAADNNHTLMLWYGIEPLIAADDMDVLSLALETKLPKLRQFIARHLATGKTPRFAPLLRWLEERHDDVPTVRDVLTGLHAGVEGRRDVMPDAGWKSVATRLMMNGDATIRELSQRISLVQGSDEAFAAVKEIAKNSKLDTQERERALADLVTTRRPEVADLLLDCLNEPALRATAIRGLAGFDRPQVGDKLLQLYASLTDVEKLDAISTLAAREKTALSLVTAVEAEKLNKNDLSEFDIRQLQRFKEPKLNALVKKLFGATPSSAERAAQIAAMKQLILEGKAESAHPSRGRAIFQKNCASCHTLFGEGRQVGPDLTGAQRTDLDYVLINVMDPSALVGHAYRVTIVELKDGRVVNGIVKAENTSTVTLQTATDRVVVATQDIETRQQQPVSMMPEGLLNRLSIQDVRDLVKYLGSPDQVPFP; translated from the coding sequence ATGTCTCGATGCGTTTCATACTTCATTGCTGGATTGCTGTTCACCCACGGTGTCGCACATTCCGCAGATGCACCACTTCCCCCGCAAGAAGCCGCCGACAGTATTCGTGTGCCACAAGGTTTCAAAGCGTCGTTGTTTGCCGGTGAACCTGACGTCGTGCAACCCATGTCGATCACATTCGATGATCGAGGCCGCATGTGGGTGGTCGAATGTCGCTCGTATCCGAAGTGGCAGCCTGTCGGCGCAACCGAGGGACCTGATCGCATTCTGATTCTGGAAGACACCGACGGCGACGGGAAATTCGATTCGCGAAAAGTGTTTCTCGACAAGGGTGTGAATTTCAGTTCGGTGGAGTATGGCTTCGGCGGAATCTTCGTCACGTCGATTCCCAATCTCCTGTTCATTCCAGATGCGAATGGCGATGACGTACCCGATGGTCCCGCACAGGTGCTGCTGGACGGATTCGACGTCAACGCTCGGCACAATGTCGCAAACAGTCTGATCTGGGGACCGGATGGCTGGCTGTATGGCTGCAACGGAATCCTGTCAAACTCAAGAATCGGAAAGCCGGGAACGCCTGATGCGCAGCGCGTGCCGATGAACTGCGGGATTTGGCGATATCATCCGGTCAAGCACGAGTTCGAAGTCGTTGCCCATGGAACTACGAATCCGTGGGGAGTGGCCTTCGACGAAAGGGGCGAAGCGTTCCTGACGAACTGCGTCATCGAACATGCCTTTCACGTCGTCCCCGGTGCTCGTTTCAAGCGAATGTTTGGTCAAGACTTCAATTCGCATACGTTTGAACTGATGCAGACCTGCGCCGATCACATTCACTGGGCGGGTGGAACCTGGGAAGGGTCACGTGATGCGACCGGTAAACATGGCGAAGCCGGTGGCGGACATGCGCACTCGGGCGCGATGGTTTATCTGGGTGACCAATTTCCTGCGAAGTACCGCAACACGCTGATGACGCTGAATATTCATGGCCAGCGCTTGAATTGTGACAAGTTGGAACGCAGCGGCTCAGGCTATGTTGCCAAGCACATGCCTGACTTTGCCTTGTCGGGTGACTCGTGGTTTCGTGGCATCTGCGTGAAGCAGGGGCCGGACGGAGCCGTCTATTTCACCGACTGGTCGGACACGGGCGAATGCCACAATTACGACGATGCCACGACGCATCGCAGCAATGGTCGAATCTACAAAGTGAAGTACGGAACCACACCACAAAAAAGCGTTGACTATGCCAAGTTCAGCGACGCCGATTTGATTCATAGACTGACCGGCAACGATCAAGTGATTGCCGGCATCGCACGTCGGATCTTGCAGGAACGTGCCGTGAAGGGAAAACTCGGAAGCGGTGTCGACCAGACTCTGGCCGCTCAGTTCTCAAAACAGAACGACGCCGCCAGCGGCAACACCCCTGCCGCCCTGCAACTCCTTTGGACGCTGCATGCGATCGGAAAGTTGCCATTGGTTCTGCCCAAGACGCCGGAAGCGGCCTGGCCGAAAGACGACACTGTGCGCGGCTGGATGGTGCGTCTGCAACTCGAGACGACTCCCACCTCGGCGACGCTCAATCAACTCGTCAAACTGGCGGGATCTGATCCATCGTCCTATGTTCGACTTCAGCTCGCTTCAGGATTGCAGCGGCTTTCGCTTGCAGATCGAGCCCCGATTGCACGAGCTCTGGTCAGCCATCTTGAAGATGCTGCCGACAACAATCATACGTTGATGCTCTGGTACGGGATCGAACCACTGATTGCCGCAGATGACATGGACGTACTTTCCCTGGCGCTCGAAACGAAGCTGCCCAAACTGCGGCAATTCATCGCACGACATCTTGCCACAGGCAAGACGCCTCGCTTCGCGCCGTTGTTACGATGGCTTGAAGAGCGTCACGACGATGTGCCCACGGTGCGCGATGTTCTGACCGGATTGCACGCGGGCGTCGAAGGTCGACGCGACGTGATGCCTGACGCGGGTTGGAAATCGGTCGCAACACGTCTGATGATGAACGGAGACGCCACGATCCGCGAACTCAGCCAGAGGATCTCATTGGTTCAAGGGAGTGATGAGGCCTTCGCCGCGGTCAAAGAGATCGCCAAGAACAGCAAGCTCGACACCCAAGAACGTGAACGAGCCCTCGCAGATCTGGTGACGACACGACGACCGGAAGTGGCGGACCTGTTGCTGGACTGTTTGAACGAACCAGCATTGCGTGCAACGGCCATTCGCGGACTGGCCGGATTCGATCGACCCCAAGTGGGAGACAAACTCCTGCAGCTTTACGCGTCGCTGACGGATGTGGAAAAGCTGGATGCAATCAGTACTCTGGCCGCTCGTGAGAAAACGGCTCTGTCGCTGGTGACCGCGGTCGAAGCCGAAAAACTCAACAAGAATGACTTGTCCGAGTTCGACATTCGCCAATTGCAGCGGTTCAAAGAGCCGAAGCTGAACGCACTTGTCAAAAAGCTGTTTGGTGCGACGCCATCGTCGGCCGAGCGCGCGGCTCAGATTGCGGCGATGAAACAACTGATTCTCGAAGGCAAAGCCGAATCGGCGCATCCGAGCCGCGGCCGAGCGATCTTCCAGAAGAATTGTGCATCCTGCCACACACTGTTCGGCGAAGGACGTCAGGTCGGCCCCGATTTGACGGGGGCTCAGCGCACCGATCTGGATTATGTCTTGATCAACGTCATGGACCCGAGTGCACTCGTGGGACATGCCTATCGCGTGACGATTGTGGAATTGAAGGATGGACGCGTGGTCAACGGAATCGTCAAGGCGGAAAACACCAGCACGGTGACACTCCAAACTGCCACCGACCGTGTTGTTGTCGCGACTCAGGATATCGAAACACGGCAACAGCAACCTGTCTCGATGATGCCGGAGGGGCTATTGAACCGGCTGTCGATTCAGGATGTCCGCGATCTGGTCAAATACTTGGGAAGCCCGGACCAGGTCCCATTTCCTTGA
- a CDS encoding ABC transporter permease, with protein MLRFAFRNLMSRPVRSILALLGLTVAIAGMVGLFSIATGIDDTVGSTFGRIPGLAAMQPGAPIPLFSRMPMSWSDEIARLPGVRTARPEVWARAQLVEGKPTFSPPRFLFGTDIERTVNLKQAVYRDDIISGRFLSVDDVGTMNCVVSRTIAQAFHKQVGDRLRIDGFDLTIVGIYHCGSLLLDVAIVLDAAGVRRISKFDDGLISSVYVEPDDTIPKSELMEEIRKHFRGRRADDWRNNTAKAFPEMAALQMLNSAAKLLTTEPKPSSASTTDSSPLPQSSAGGASEPQIEEAIEVRSAQDWGDKIAELSSDLDVFLYLMTGIGVIIALLSILNTMLMSVAERLIEFGVLKANGWSAWDVMRLITWESALLGLGGGILGCGVGWVAVQIVNAIFPTKLHLVASSGLLLFSLIFSTLLGMLGGVYPAIWALKMSPMEAIRRG; from the coding sequence ATGCTTCGGTTCGCGTTTCGAAACCTGATGAGCCGCCCCGTTCGGTCGATCCTGGCGCTCCTTGGATTGACCGTGGCCATTGCCGGCATGGTTGGATTGTTTTCGATCGCCACGGGCATTGATGACACGGTCGGAAGTACATTTGGACGCATCCCCGGGCTGGCCGCGATGCAACCCGGAGCCCCAATCCCGCTATTTTCTCGCATGCCGATGAGTTGGTCGGACGAGATTGCTCGCCTGCCTGGAGTCCGAACCGCCCGTCCAGAAGTGTGGGCTCGAGCCCAACTGGTCGAAGGAAAGCCAACCTTCAGTCCACCGCGATTCCTTTTCGGGACCGATATCGAACGGACCGTGAATCTCAAGCAGGCCGTCTATCGGGACGACATCATTTCCGGCCGATTTTTGTCGGTTGACGATGTCGGCACCATGAACTGCGTTGTCAGCCGGACGATTGCCCAGGCGTTCCATAAGCAAGTGGGAGACCGACTTCGAATTGATGGATTCGACCTGACGATTGTCGGAATTTATCACTGTGGGTCTCTGCTGCTCGATGTGGCCATCGTGCTGGATGCCGCGGGAGTACGGCGGATCAGCAAGTTCGACGATGGCCTCATATCGTCCGTCTATGTCGAACCCGATGACACGATTCCCAAATCGGAACTGATGGAAGAAATTCGGAAGCACTTCCGTGGACGACGTGCGGATGACTGGCGGAACAACACCGCCAAGGCCTTCCCCGAGATGGCGGCGCTTCAAATGCTGAACTCCGCTGCCAAGCTTTTGACCACGGAACCCAAGCCCTCATCCGCCAGTACAACGGACTCATCACCTCTCCCGCAGTCGTCCGCAGGGGGAGCGTCAGAACCACAGATCGAAGAGGCAATCGAAGTTCGATCCGCCCAGGACTGGGGCGATAAGATCGCAGAACTCAGTTCCGATCTGGATGTGTTTCTCTATCTCATGACCGGTATCGGCGTGATCATCGCGTTGCTGAGCATTCTCAATACCATGCTGATGAGCGTCGCGGAACGGCTGATCGAGTTCGGCGTATTAAAGGCGAACGGATGGTCCGCCTGGGACGTGATGCGGCTGATCACGTGGGAGAGTGCGCTGCTCGGATTGGGCGGCGGCATTCTCGGATGTGGAGTTGGCTGGGTAGCCGTTCAGATCGTGAATGCCATTTTCCCCACCAAGTTGCATCTGGTTGCCAGTTCCGGCCTGCTCCTGTTCAGCCTGATTTTCAGCACCCTTTTGGGGATGCTTGGAGGGGTCTACCCTGCGATTTGGGCTCTGAAAATGTCACCCATGGAAGCGATTCGCCGAGGCTAG